A single region of the Anopheles funestus chromosome X, idAnoFuneDA-416_04, whole genome shotgun sequence genome encodes:
- the LOC125769138 gene encoding putative nuclease HARBI1 isoform X3 → MQILQSPQWARVLARVLAMNLVRRRRALAQIRQWWMRPIFIQRREAGNDLLDVIMQEQFTGATFNFLRMNNEDFEHLLHLVEPKIRKTDTNMRKAITSQERLLITLRYLATGDCFASLQYLFRVSVRSISRIIVDVCNALIQVLQEYVGLPGTIEEWLKVAQEFESRSKFPHVLGAMDGKHVPIRSPKHSGTEYYNYKGYNRIVLLAVCDANYNILYADVGCQGRVSDGGVFKNSSLYSLLENKCLNISAPQILNAPYAQPVPFVLLGDKAFAMTEYLIRPFAGTHARGSVERTFNTLHSRARSVIENVFGILSSRFRVLVGPIQLEPEFARLVVLTTVYLHNFLRSRQPTEYMDLESNSTSVIGSTSSSSNGMTTVLDELAGIQIRSSNDLKEMSMRFANYLANK, encoded by the exons ATGCAAATTTTACAATCGCCGCAATGGGCACGAGTGTTAGCAAGAGTGCTGGCTATGAACCTAGTTCGACGCAGGCGAGCTTTGGCGCAAATCCGTCAGTGGTGGATGAGACCAATTTTTATCCAACGACGTGAAGCCGGAAACGATCTTTTGGACGTGATAATGCAAGAGCAATTTACGGGAGCCACATTCAACTTCCTCCGTATGAATAACGAAGATTTTGAACACTTATTGCATCTCGTGGAGCCAAAAATTCGGAAAACTGATACAAATATGCGAAAAGCGATTACATCACAGGAAAGACTGTTAATCACTTTAAGATATTTGGCAACTGGAGATTGTTTTGCGAGTTTGCAATACCTGTTTCGA GTGTCTGTAAGATCGATTAGCCGGATTATTGTTGATGTATGTAATGCGTTGATACAAGTTCTGCAGGAATATGTTGGG cTTCCAGGCACGATTGAAGAATGGTTAAAAGTGGCCCAAGAATTCGAAAGTCGATCGAAATTTCCACATGTACTAGGAGCAATGGACGGTAAACATGTACCGATTCGATCGCCGAAACATAGTGGAACagaatattataattataaaggCTATAACAGAATCGTTTTGCTGGCTGTATGTGATGCTAATTATAATATATTGTATGCTGATGTAGGTTGTCAAGGTCGAGTTTCCGATGGTGGAGTCtttaaaaattcttctttATACTCCTTGCTCGAAAACAAATGCCTAAATATTTCTGCCCCGCAAATCTTGAACGCGCCTTATGCCCAACCAGTACCATTTGTATTGCTAGGTGATAAGGCGTTTGCAATGACGGAATATTTAATTCGACCATTCGCAGGAACCCATGCAAGAGGTTCTGTTGAACGTACATTTAACACATTACACTCAAGAGCACGCAGTGTTATAGAAAATGTATTTGGCATTTTATCAAGCAGATTCCGAGTCCTAGTTGGTCCAATTCAGTTGGAACCTGAATTCGCAAGATTAGTTGTACTTACAACTgtatatttacataattttttacGTTCACGGCAACCTACAGAATATATGGATCTTGAAAGTAATTCTACTTCGGTTATTGGATCTACATCGTCATCTTCGAATGGTATGACAACGGTGTTGGATGAATTGGCCGGAATACAAATAAGATCATCAAATGATCTTAAGGAAATGAGCATGCGATTTGCAAATTATTTAGCTAATAAATGA
- the LOC125769138 gene encoding putative nuclease HARBI1 isoform X1: MQREDFRVMQILQSPQWARVLARVLAMNLVRRRRALAQIRQWWMRPIFIQRREAGNDLLDVIMQEQFTGATFNFLRMKNEDFEHLLHLVEPKIRKTDTNMRKAITSQERLLITLRYLATGDCFASLQYLFRVSVRSISRIIVDVCNALIQVLQEYVRLPGTIEEWLKVAQEFESRSKFPHVLGAMDGKHVPIRSPKHSGTEYYNYKGYNRIVLLAVCDANYNILYADVGCQGRVSDGGVFKNSSLYSLLENKCLNISAPQILNAPYAQPVPFVLLGDKAFAMTEYLIRPFAGTHARGSVERTFNTLHSRARSVIENVFGILSSRFRVLVGPIQLEPEFARLVVLTTVYLHNFLRSRQPTEYMDLESNSTSVIGSTSSSSNGMTTVLDELAGIQIRSSNDLKEMSMRFANYLANK, translated from the exons GGAGGATTTTCGAGTGATGCAAATTTTACAATCGCCGCAATGGGCACGAGTGTTAGCAAGAGTGCTGGCTATGAACCTAGTTCGACGCAGGCGAGCTTTGGCGCAAATCCGTCAGTGGTGGATGAGACCAATTTTTATCCAACGACGTGAAGCCGGAAACGATCTTTTGGACGTGATAATGCAAGAGCAATTTACGGGAGCCACATTCAACTTCCTTCGTATGAAGAACGAAGATTTTGAACACTTATTGCATCTCGTGGAGCCAAAAATTCGGAAAACTGATACAAATATGCGAAAAGCGATTACATCACAGGAAAGACTGTTAATCACTTTAAGATATTTGGCAACTGGAGATTGTTTTGCGAGTTTGCAATACCTGTTTCGA GTGTCTGTAAGATCGATTAGCCGGATTATTGTTGATGTATGTAATGCGTTGATACAAGTTCTGCAGGAATATGTTCGG cTTCCAGGCACGATTGAAGAATGGTTAAAAGTGGCCCAAGAATTCGAAAGTCGATCGAAATTTCCACATGTACTAGGAGCAATGGACGGTAAACATGTACCGATTCGATCGCCGAAACATAGTGGAACagaatattataattataaaggCTATAACAGAATCGTTTTGCTGGCTGTATGTGATGCTAATTATAATATATTGTATGCTGATGTAGGTTGTCAAGGTCGAGTTTCCGATGGTGGAGTCtttaaaaattcttctttATACTCCTTGCTCGAAAACAAATGCCTAAATATTTCTGCCCCGCAAATCTTGAACGCGCCTTATGCCCAACCAGTACCATTTGTATTGCTAGGTGATAAGGCGTTTGCAATGACGGAATATTTAATTCGACCATTCGCAGGAACCCATGCAAGAGGTTCTGTTGAACGTACATTTAACACATTACACTCAAGAGCACGCAGTGTTATAGAAAATGTATTTGGCATTTTATCAAGCAGATTCCGAGTCCTAGTTGGTCCAATTCAGTTGGAACCTGAATTCGCAAGATTAGTTGTACTTACAACTgtatatttacataattttttacGTTCACGGCAACCTACAGAATATATGGATCTTGAAAGTAATTCTACTTCGGTTATTGGATCTACATCGTCATCTTCGAATGGTATGACAACGGTGTTGGATGAATTGGCCGGAATACAAATAAGATCATCAAATGATCTTAAGGAAATGAGCATGCGATTTGCAAATTATTTAGCTAATAAATGA